The Triticum aestivum cultivar Chinese Spring chromosome 7B, IWGSC CS RefSeq v2.1, whole genome shotgun sequence genome window below encodes:
- the LOC123155729 gene encoding uncharacterized protein: MSRRPQSWTRDLSSGEPTRFPLGASQQAVVAIAELVDWATADGTDESVRVAVAVHANTGEEMETFVLSPESPNLVLRSPVMNQEFSLEVYSAAHAVVRLYGFLLTVPPELGTADDELDMSCPGDDELVEMEYVPEGRFLGGPAPWFADAGCTAGCMRVAAVEDQEEDADSKQILVLYRYAPFSVSSDGVVVRGSTKKHLLRFMATGDHTARSLAWAGSSLPRLIYPGHFSEQLQELWLSLAAQVSVLPRAARVKVFVDVGILRRSLFVDDVDGMLRRSYYTPERMEWMRPALEDMVEEPWPVRFTGMELHLPEPMRRDHDKDEANDDMDAGERPVKRRRVVAAGEDCPICLQLLEGDDLAAWPGCGKPHVFHGACLESVLVESKTCPMCRRTLYVEPK, translated from the coding sequence ATGTCGCGGCGGCCGCAGAGCTGGACCAGGGACCTCAGCAGCGGCGAGCCCACGAGGTTTCCCTTGGGCGCCAGCCAGCAGGCGGTTGTCGCCATCGCCGAGCTCGTCGACTGGGCGACAGCTGACGGAACCGACGAGAGCGTGCGCGTGGCCGTAGCCGTACACGCCAACACCGGCGAGGAGATGGAGACGTTCGTGCTGTCGCCGGAGAGCCCCAACTTGGTGCTGAGGTCCCCGGTGATGAACCAGGAGTTCTCGCTGGAGGTCTACTCCGCTGCCCACGCCGTCGTTCGGCTATACGGTTTCCTTCTCACAGTGCCACCTGAACTGGGGACGGCCGACGACGAGCTCGACATGAGCTGCCCCGGCGATGACGAGCTGGTGGAAATGGAGTACGTCCCCGAGGGGCGGTTTCTTGGAGGACCGGCGCCGTGGTTCGCCGACGCTGGGtgtacggccggctgcatgcgggtCGCCGCCGTGGAGGACCAAGAAGAAGACGCAGACAGCAAGCAGATCCTGGTGCTCTACCGCTACGCCCCTTTTTCAGTATCATCGGACGGCGTGGTAGTGCGAGGGAGCACCAAGAAGCACCTGCTCCGGTTCATGGCCACCGGCGACCACACGGCGAGGTCGCTGGCGTGGGCCGGATCGTCTCTGCCCCGGCTGATATACCCCGGTCACTTCAGCGAGCAGCTCCAGGAGCTATGGTTGAGCCTGGCGGCGCAGGTGAGCGTGCTGCCGCGGGCCGCGCGCGTCAAGGTGTTCGTCGACGTCGGCATCCTCCGGAGGTCGTTGTTCGTCGATGACGTCGACGGCATGCTCCGGAGGTCGTACTACACGCCCGAGCGCATGGAGTGGATGCGCCCCGCGCTGGAGGACATGGTGGAGGAGCCGTGGCCCGTGCGCTTCACCGGCATGGAATTGCACCTGCCAGAGCCGATGCGGCGCGACCATGATAAAGACGAAGCCAACGATGATATGGACGCCGGTGAACGGCCAGTAAAGCGAAGGAGGGTTGTCGCCGCCGGGGAGGATTGCCCCATCTGCTTGCAGCTGCTCGAGGGCGACGACCTCGCCGCGTGGCCTGGGTGCGGCAAGCCCCACGTCTTCCATGGCGCGTGCTTGGAGAGCGTCCTCGTGGAGAGCAAGACGTGCCCTATGTGCAGGCGCACGCTGTACGTCGAGCCTAAATAA